A segment of the Rattus rattus isolate New Zealand chromosome 4, Rrattus_CSIRO_v1, whole genome shotgun sequence genome:
CAATCAACGTACACAATTGATGAAGCCACTAACTCCGCCTTGGCTTCTTTTTGTCAATACTTGAGAGTTTTGAAAAGGCCCCTGATTACGTAGTTAAATATTATGTAACTAAGATATTCCCCACATCCCTCTGTTCACAACATCTTTCCCTTGTTAGCAACATGAGACAGAAACCAACTAGGGAAGACGAAGAGGGAGAGACTACAGTCAGCCGTAGGTAGAAGTGAGGTAGAGGAGCAGGTGTAGAGGTGGTGAGGAGAGCAAGGATGGGCAGGAGGCCTCGGGGCAAGCCCGCCTGGGTGCTGTGGGAAGGAGGAGCAGGCGATCCTCGCCCGGATTATGGAAGGAAGCAGCCTGGCCTCTGGGCTGCACCTTGTGAGGCGCTTGTTCCCTCTTAGCTGACTTAGGAAGTCCAGCCAACAGTTTTCTCTTgtagagattttaaaatgttttaaaaatttacattcttGAAGTaccaattttttttctagtactAAAATGTAACAAATTAATgtgtttttccccctcttttcattcttttgtcttttttagtTGATGGCAGCTCATGTCAGTAGGGACAGAGTTATAAAGAACTGTATAGCCCAGACCTCAGCAGTAGTAAAACGTCTccgagaagagagagaaaagaacctGGATGACTTAACGTTATTAAAAcaacttagaaaagaacagacaaAGGTAAGCTGAGGAGACCTTCACTTCTAAGGCAAAGGTCCCCAAAGGTAGCCCTCAAAATGGAGTTTGAATACGTACAATTTCAAGTAAGTTATggttattactttaaaaaattttatcagGACAGGGTTGGGAGGATGAATTAGGTAGATAAATTGTTTGCTATGAActatgaggactggagtttggatcaTGAGAGGCCATTGGAAAAATTGGGTGgttgggtctggagaggtggctctgtggtttaGAATgttggctgctcttcagaggatctTGGTTTCAATCCTAGCACCCAAATGGAGGCTCAGAATTGTCTGTATCTCCAGTGTTAGAGGATCTGATCTCCCTTGCTGGTTTCTTATCAGCCACCTGTAGtcacagcactccagaggcagacagGAGATCCCtgggcaagctggctagctagaccaGCCAGAATTGGCTAGTACCAGGGCCAGCCACAGTAATGTGGTATAGAAAAGACACATGACATAAACTTAAGGTCtccactcacatgtacacacttgtGTATACGTGTGCACTTACaggaacatatatacacacatacacgagagacagagagggtcaggaaaataATGTCATCAGGTAGGCATTTGCATCACACTTAGATGTGGTTTAGTAAAtggatgtatattttataaacaagtgCAGGGTAGGAGCTTAGGGAAAATTAACATGGaactgcattttatttcttttcctgtgatgCTTTCCAGTGTTTAAGACAAAACATCAGTGCTGACCAACACCCATGAGAAGCTCTTTGGAAAACATGTGTCTGCTTACTTGAAACGTTTCTTCAGGAATTTGTGTATTGAAAATATTTAGCCCTTTCATTGTATAGGAATCTGCTGAAACAGAGTACAGATTCCGTAAGTTCCAGCCATTGCACTCTTCAGCCATAAAGATGTAGTACTGGTTGACTATAGTTAGACAGGCTCAACACCTCAGAGTAGTGTCCACCCTACCTGTAGACTTTGTGGGGTTGTGTACACCTTTTCTATACTTAACAGCGTCCCTGCAGTGTTGTTACTTAAGAAAGTGTTGTGGTCCAGCTAAGTGGCAGGTGAGGATGCCTGCTgacaagaagacctgagttcgatctcAGTCCCACCGGGTGGAAGATGAGATCTAGTTCCCATCAGTCTTCTCCAACCTCCACACCGCTCACTGtggacaggcacacacacactgaataaagtgtaaatgtaatttaaaggtCAAGTGCACACTCAGGGATATGTGAAAGGAAGCTTTTCCTCATGGAAGGAAGTCGTGAGGCAGAGTCACTGCTGGGGCCCTTGTTTGTGGCTTACAGGAAAACAGTTGTGTCTTGGCATTCTTGGTCCTCGGCCCACTGGGGTGACAGAGCCCACAGACCTCAGCTCCCACCTGTGAATGACACAGTACATACATTCAGCTTCCTTCCACAGCATCCTTGTACTTTAAGTCACGCGCAGTTTCTGATTGCAGCTAATAGAGTGACTGTGTTTGGTACATGTGAAGTGTTCACCCTCAATATTTTTGATCCTCAATTGCTTGAATTCACAGATCATACAGAGAGCTGGCTACATTTTGTTACATGGAGTACATTGTCATCCATTTTTTAGGGAACTTCTAGGTATTTTAACTTTATGTATTTCCAGACTTCTCCCTGACCCTCCGTTTACCTGCGCCACAGtctcctcatcccctccctttcctctctctactgtgcacacacgcatactcTTCTCTAGAATGATTTCGAGCACTCGTTGTATCCTTTACCcttaaatttataatttctttttttccaatatgtctgtctctgtgtgtgtaggtcagagggccaCATGGAGAAGCTGGCTCTTTTTCCTTCCGGCACAGGAGTCCTGGGATtaagctcaggtcatcagatttggcaacaagcacctttacccattcGGCCATCTCACCAACCCATTTGTTATTTCTTAATAACAGGGACTTTTCCTACATAGGTTACCTTGTAGTTATCAATACAGTTGTCTGTTTAAGGCCGCACAGTGGGTGACTGAAAGGCCATGTGGAACTCTTTAATCGTGAGTAGTGTGGAGCTGGCGTCTGTTTAGTGGTGTGACCACATGCACAGGGACACAACAGCAAGTAGGCCAGGCTGCCGTGCTTTCTCAGCTATTCTGCTAACTCAGTGTTTCCCAGGGTGCAGCCTCAaccctgtgtttgtgtctgtctgtctgtccgtgaGGACTGCTTAGGGCTCTGTTGCATACTTGTTTATTCATCAGGCAGGGACGGAGTCTCCAGGTAGTGAACGTGTTCAAATAGGCCTTGTTCTTCCCCTGATGTTCAGGGGCATTTGTAGGCTGTTTTAATTAATCAGGTCTAAGTAGCTCTGAGCATTCCATTTCTTGAGAGCATGACTGCAAACCTGCCCTCCACTGTGAGGAAGGGTCATCCTTTCCAGCTAATCCATTGGCTGCTCTAGTGCTGGAGGAAAGACACAGGCTGTGCTGTCCACATCAGCCCACTGGATCCTAACCAGCCACGGTGTGAACATCCAGCAGCCATGTTACCCTTACTTCTGGATTTGCTATTGATGTTGACGGGGCGTGGGACAGGACTACGAAGTCATACTGAGAAGTCAGAGTAGAGCTACCACTGCCAGGGAAGTGCAGAGTCCAGCAAAGCCCTGTTGTTGAGTGATTGTGTCTCTGTTTGCTCAGCCCTCATATCTGCCCCTTTGCCCTCAGTGCCTGGAAGGCACAGCCATGGACTGCAGGGCGGGACATCCAGCAGGGAGTAGTGCTGTAGCAGATGAGGAAATGTTACAACTGTTTTCTCTTCCACGTGTGGTTATAGAATCAGAAAGTCCTTCAACTGTCCCAGGCCTTCCTCATTCACTGAGCATGCAGGGACACTAACTGGTAGTTGTGAAGTCACAAGCTAGTAAGTGGCTGAGCATTTTAATAACCTTTGAATTGTCAAGCTTAAGTCTCACCTCCTCAAACCTTTGTACAACCTACTCCAGCCTTTTTGTATATATCAGggctctggtttttatttttattttttatctttctatttgGACAATTCCAGGCATTTTATCTTTTACTATATATAACCCTTTTTATCTACAACATTTTCATTCttacccccaaccccttttcaaATACGAGCTAgcttattctggagccaaatgtGAGTGACCATGGCCTGGGAACACCAAACTAGATCACCCAGGTTCCACGTTCCAGCATGGAAGCAGTTCCATCCAGGTTTTATAGTCAGAGAACAAAGAACgttctttttaacttttcttttcaaaagttaCCTCATATATTCTACCTCCATAACATCCTTCTCACCTACttactctttttgtttctttaaataagaACTGAATTCAAACTATATGGCATGATGTTGCAAATTAAGATTATCTGTACCCTATTGTTatcaattttctgtttttctttttttctgtctgttgcAAGTCTTAAGGAAACTTCTTAACATCTTGGAATTTATACCTCACTGCTCCAGGAGCAGAGGTCACATAACATTGAGAATTAGAGACATTTTACATCCTGACAAACACCTGCAGAGGTGTCAGTGACCTCTAGCCATCAGTGTCTTGAGgacaagagaaggcagaagagagctGAAAAGCTTGCCTCTGTGCTAACATTAACCAGTGTGAGGTTCAGAAGCTGTTTCTCCCCAGAATCAACAGTGGCACATGGGAGGccggtttcttttttttttttttttggggtgccTCACGCCTCCATCACAGGTCTACCATTGAATTGAGTTCTCCACTAGGTGTCCCAGGCAGACCAGTGTCCCTTCAGGGAGGCTTCCAGGTGGATTAACAGATCCTAACGGGGAGGTAGCCTCACCAGGATCGGCCCTCACAGCCCAGCAGGAGTTGACAAGCAGAGGTAGTCAGTCAGCTGGCAGTTCCAGTGAACTTTCTCTCTGTGGATGAGCTTCCTTCCCATAGCTGAACTTCTGGCCTTCTTCCCACTGGAGGCATGTTTCTGTCATGATAGAAGCAGTGGTGACATCCATTAGGGATGCTTTACTTTCTAGTTGTTTTTAGGAAACTTTTTACTCATGGTCTGGTTTTGCTGCTCTTTCCTCCCTGTCACAGAGTAAGTAAGGCCAGCTCATTCCTAGAACACAGGGCCTTGGGGGCACTTGAGGCAATCATGCTTGAGTCTGAATTGTGGAGACAGTGGTTCAGGACCAGTCTCAGAGAGCTCAAACCAAAATGACAGTACTAACTAATGCATGTATATGCTttgtaaaaattgattttatgttgtgtgagtgcatatgtgggGATGATTgcctgtgatggtgtgtgtgaggCCTAGGAGGTTATCTCAGAATGCCTTCCTCAATcacttctccatcttttttttttttttttttttttttttgagggtgtgTTTCTCTGATCTGGGAGCTTACAGTTTTTCTATTTTGGCTGGCCAGCAGGATCTGCATATCCACCCCATCACCATTCTCTAGCACTGGGACTATAGTTTAAACTCTTTACAGCTCagaatttctattttctcttgcAGTTGAAATGGATGCAGTCAGAACTAAATGTTGAAGAAAGTGGTAAATGACAGGAGCTGGAAGGTAAGAAATAATGTTGATTTTATAGATACATAAAAAACTGAACAAGCAGGAGGGAACCATGGAGGCAGTGCAGGCAGGCTCTGAGAACAGAGAACCCCCAGCAACTGCTGAGGGTGGGAGTGCTCTTAACTTCAGTGTGGAAGCATAATGGCTTTACAGGTACACACAACACAGCACTTGTGACCTACCGAGCAGGGTTAGATACGTTCTTTGTATCTCCTAACATTAATTATGCATGTTTAACATGCAGAGTTTTTACTGTAGTTAAGTGAGAACTTTCAAAAATTTGTTAACCGTAGCCTTTCGTGCAGTTTCTTTTCATAAAATCAAAGTCACAAGCATTATTCTGCAATTGTGTCAGTTAATATTCATTGAGTCTCATTAAATGCTATTACACAGGGAACACTAAAGAGACGAAACGCTGGATAAATAAGTTccaggagaaggaaagagcaggCAGACTCAGATCTGCCACTCTCCCACTAGGTCTCCTTTTGGGATTAAATATTAGCTGCTGGGCACTGACTGACTTCTAgcatttaataactgcttatcAACAAAGGCTTTTGTTGCAGACGTAATTTTGTTTCACAATGTttcacaaacaagaaagaaaagaaaaaaaaaaagaaacgcaATCATTAAGCAGAGTGCACTGTGTTGGTATCTTGGTGTGTGACCTTTCAAATTTATATGTCTGGCCAGGCTTGGTAACTGTTTTAAAGTCGCATAGAGAAGTCATCTTCCACCCACTTGTAGCCAGCTTTTTACTGTGTCATTAAACTAAAGACTCAAGCAAGTGAAGGCATGAATAAATTACAGACTATAAATTGAGTGTCTTATGGCATTTCTTTATCCTGTCTTCCTTGCCAAAATGTAGCCTGAACTTGTCCTTGCATCACCATGAGGGCTGTGCTGCCTGGAAGGGTTTGGCAATGAGTGAATTCATACATTCTCTGAAGAAATGATAATGTATTCTGGGACTACAATGTGAGTAGGGTGTGTTGAATATCTGGCTTTTGAGATCTGTCAGGGAGTTTTGGTACATGCAGAGCATGGTGGAGTGAAAACCTTCTGGACGTGATATCCCACATTAACCTGGTACAGTGGGTGCATTCAGTAAACCTGAGTGTTCTCAAGACCTTAACAGGCGGTGCCTTAGACATCGAGAGAGTATTATTCTGTGTTGGCCCATAGAAAAGTAAAactttagccaggcatggtggcctcaGGAGGCTAAAACTGGGAGGTTTGTGGAGTTTCAGGCCAAGCTGAGCTAtatgtaagttcaaagccagtatgagccacagtaagaccctgtctcaaaatgaaaattcaaacaaTAAAGAGATTATGCGCTGACCTTTCAACAGGCCTTCCACATAGAGGATATGTGCTTTCACATGCCACATGGCTTTCTCAATTATAATGAGTGTTTCCTTTGTTAAAGAGTACAAgtatttatcttatgtatttttttaatacatCAGAAGTCTTCTCATATAAGAATGGTAACTGCTCTTTATCCTTTTTAAATATCTCACCCTCTGAACTGTTCTATTCTGCAAAAACTTTCTGTAGCTGCAGCCCCATTTAGTCATAAAGCATTCTCGACGCTTATGATTTGTTGTTtccaaattttataaaggaaggtgaataaaacaaaaaatgcataaatacacataatTTAGCAGAAGTCAGGTCCAGCCAACAATGGGCTATTGAAATTGTCTAGTGAATGTTACCAAGGTATACATTATATTTAATTTGGTGTGCTAAAAACTTACTGTTTTCCTAACCCTGGATCAAAAAATGGTAACATCCTCCTAATCTGTAGATCAGAATTTATATCCAGTTTGATTTATACAGGACATCTgggtgacttttttttgtttgaataTCTTAGGTGTTTAATGGAAACGCTGCCTTGAATTCGCTAAGCCTCAAGAATGAATAGGAgagagaggttttttttaaaaaagacccgTCATCTAAATTAAGCAGCTTGAGCATGACAGATGTCAGAGGCCAGCTTCTGAGGGTGGTCTCTGAGCCAACAGGCTTAAGGCCTTTGGTTGTCTCAGCCCCATCCAGCCAAGACCGAAGTCTAATTCtcagaattataaaataatcagTGCCTATTTTA
Coding sequences within it:
- the LOC116898821 gene encoding coiled-coil domain-containing protein 58, producing the protein MAAPSGSVNCEEFAEFQELLKVMRTIDDRIVHELNTTVPTASFAGKIDASQTCKQLYESLMAAHVSRDRVIKNCIAQTSAVVKRLREEREKNLDDLTLLKQLRKEQTKLKWMQSELNVEESGK